The following is a genomic window from Carassius carassius chromosome 24, fCarCar2.1, whole genome shotgun sequence.
TGCGGAccacgggttgagaaccactgggttAAAGTAACAATTGggatatgatttacagttttatattaaaaacataaaaggtGTGCATTATAGATGACACCTAGATTAACAGTTTACAGTTGTTTTATGAATGGAAGtaattctcctcaaatgctattgacatTAGAACAGTGTAAcgcaatatcgcatgtaactttagagacggtccctaaactttatgccattttttttttttttttactttcttctgtTTTCTTCTCTCTGCGCCAGAATGCTGAGGTCCTTTCCACGGGCATAGCTGTacatccatcaattatgagcaTTCACCCGCAAACTGCGTACTCTGCTTATAGGGAGCGCCGGTACAGTCCAGAATAGTTATCAAAGTTTTAGTGACAACGACATAGATTATAAACCAAGTATGAAAAATGTTTTCacgccattatatatatatatatatatttttttttacaaaattgtaaTTCGTACCAAAAGAGGGATAAAATGCCCCCAGTTTGACAAAGCAATTTGCTTTATACATTTACACAAAAATCAGAGTATACATGCAGTTTTAGTTTAAAAAGGAATATATTACAAAACTATAATAGCCTGTTTGAAAGATTGTTAGCTGGTGCTAACTGGGTAGCTACCTGATGCTTAAagaatttttaaacattaaagtccAAATATATCCCTAGTTCAAATACATTTGATGGACAAAGGATTTGATGTTCAGAACAGGGCATCTACAGTAATTTTGGTGAGAACATGCTTTCTGGCATACATCTAAATGTCTATCACAAATTATATCCTACGGTTTTCATGACCCAGGTTAAAAAGACTAAACTAGAAATAGATTTTTTGGAGATGCACTGGTCAGCTGGCCATCATTCAAAaccaaacaatattttattttttgcttcagACACAGGAATGGTGTATGGCCATcccttattgtatttttttttttacattctttagTCTGTTTTATGTTAGAACACAGTGCTCTTAAAGTGCATAGAGAAGAAAAATTACACACACCCCAGTTATTTGCTAGAGCCTTTATGTGTCAGAGAAACACAAGTTTCGTATTCTCACTCCATTAATATCTTCAAGGAGAACAGAAGCGTCCATAAAACAGAATGTTGTTGGAGGGATTGTGTCGGATGAAGAAAATGAAGGGATGGTCTGCAATAAAGGCTACTGGAATTGAGGCTAATTCCAATATGACAGCAGTGGCTGCAGACGCCTCGGTTCCTTCCTCGTTTACTTCAACAAAGGCTTTATGAATCACCTTCGACACCACCAGGTCATTGTTTGGTGACATGCCTGAAAGATTCACCTTCTGCAGTGAAAAAACATCCTCCATCCCCATGCTGATCAGAACACTTTTCAGGTCATAGCTTTCCTCCATCTTGAATCTGGGCAGAGAAACTTCAACTTCCCCTTGAAGCATCTTGCTGGGTTCGGTCCACTCCATGAGCTTCTCGTAGGTCAGTGCCTTTTCAAGCTGCATAAGAGAGTCATGTTAATGCAAGTCTATTTGTACAGCATCATTGATTTGACACCGTGTTTGGATAAACCATTTCATtcgatatatatagatatatatcctTCAATAACATATTTCAATTATGACAACTCTAGGAACAttttagcatggtgatggatgTGTCAATATATTTGGTCTTGGAAcagatctgctacactgctgctgttggttattgctgtagatTACTGCTGCAAGCAAGTACAGGAGATTGCTACTGCCAGTGCATATGGCGATGTGTTGccatgagtatttaagacatactgctgctgcaccaACAGCATATAAAATAAGCCCGTAGCAGATCTACACAGGTGGAGCAGGgtaaggtggagggtttcagagaacTCTGAAAGTGTGCTGCAGGAACCTCAAGTGAATGCTAGCCAGCCATTTAAATACAAGgcagtaagctcattggctgcatatgcagcatgaaccaatcagcttgtccCAAGTCATTAAActctgaatatcatcagttacgTTAACACCCCATCAGCCAGAGCCATCTAGATTTTCATAATGGAACTAAGTTTATGCAGCATCCAGCAATTACTAAATGGAAACACTCCATATCTGTGCCATCTCACCTTCTGAAGGCCAGTGGTTTCATCTTGAATCTCATTCGGAAGGATGATCAACATACTGAGATCCTTCCCGACATACGGCAGCTCCAGAACCTTACTGTCCATCTCTGGGATGAAGGCCAAAGGAAACTCTGCCTTCTGATTCATCATCTTCACTGGTTTAGTCTGAGCCTGCAAAGCACATATCACAACTCTTCACACTTCATCACTgccaagtatatttaaaaaaaagtgcatcaAGTCTCACCTTGTTCAGCTTAAACAGTCCATCTCTAGTGTCTTCCTTTGGAAATTTCTTCTCCCAGTTCCCCTTGAAGTAGATGGCATTCACCAAGACCAGTTTCGTCAAGTCACCAATGGATCCCTGTGGGAGCAAGTCCTTGATCTTCTCTGAAAATCAAAAGGGACATTTTATACTTAAATTGATTTAGAAGCAAAAATACATTAAGCCAAACATAAAGTGCTGAAATACATAGTTTTTGTGGGAGTAGATTCAGTGTTCAAATTATATCATCCTGGTTTTTCACCTTGTGTTTTTTCTTCCACCCATTTGTTGATGTAGACTCGTGCAGCCTCTGATTTCATCTTGAAATCCACCTCCTCCAGTTTGCCttcatagtatttttttgtatCATTAAGGAATTTCTGTAATCAAGCAAAACAACTGAGACACACATGAAATTAGTGTTAGCAATTACTTGCTTTGAGTCTTACCTCAACAAACTGGTAGGATTGTTCTCCATAGAGACGGTTGGCGAGACTCAACACATACGGGGCTCCTGGTTTGTTCAGTTCACTCATGAGCTTGTTAAAGCTGGAATGAATTTGGTCCATTGAAACATCAGTTACTGGAGTCTCACAGTATGTGGGAGGATTGGTAAAGCCCAAGACCTGTTCAGCATTATTGTGGTAAAATTGATAAAGGTTACTCCATTTTGATAGCTTCATCTATTGAacctttttttcttagtgtgaaagaCACCAACTTCTTTCCACTAGAAGGAACCCTTTGTGCAATGGAATATTTCCATGTTATTGGTTCTTCATGAAACCACAGATGCCAACACAGAACTGCGACATTTAATTCTAAATGCATACAAGTGTGAGATCACCTTAAATATCTGTGCCGCTGTGTTTCCTTTTGCTCCGAGCGACACCATGGCGAGAGCAAAGGAGATGCTGATCGGAGAGTAGAACACATTTTTTGAGGGGTTCCCTTCACTGATGTTCTTAAACAGGTTTAGAGAGAACTGCGTGTTTGCTTCAGATAAACACTCCATATTCACAAGCGGAGCAAGAAACAGCAGTAGTAGTTTAAATAACAGCAGATTTGAAGATGGACACATCCTGTTCGTTC
Proteins encoded in this region:
- the LOC132103438 gene encoding leukocyte elastase inhibitor-like isoform X10 translates to MCPSSNLLLFKLLLLFLAPLVNMECLSEANTQFSLNLFKNISEGNPSKNVFYSPISISFALAMVSLGAKGNTAAQIFKVLGFTNPPTYCETPVTDVSMDQIHSSFNKLMSELNKPGAPYVLSLANRLYGEQSYQFVEKFLNDTKKYYEGKLEEVDFKMKSEAARVYINKWVEEKTQEKIKDLLPQGSIGDLTKLVLVNAIYFKGNWEKKFPKEDTRDGLFKLNKAQTKPVKMMNQKAEFPLAFIPEMDSKVLELPYVGKDLSMLIILPNEIQDETTGLQKLEKALTYEKLMEWTEPSKMLQGEVEVSLPRFKMEESYDLKSVLISMGMEDVFSLQKVNLSGMSPNNDLVVSKVIHKAFVEVNEEGTEASAATAVILELASIPVAFIADHPFIFFIRHNPSNNILFYGRFCSP